TGACAACCGAggtcggaggaggaggccgagcggCGCGGCCGCCGCGGGCCAGGGGTGCTTGCTGAACCGCCTGGGCGCGACGCTCATAAGCGCGCGCGTAGTGCATCGCCGTCTGGAGGTCCTGCGGGGCCTAGTGCTCCACGTCAACGCGGATGTGGTCAGGAAGGCCGCCAATGAAGAGCTCGGCATGGTGTTGCCCTGTCACCCCGGTGCGTGGCATGCGAGGGCATAGAAGCGGTCGGCGAAGTCCTGCACCGTGGTGGTGAAGGCCAAACGCCCGAGTTCCGCCAAGCGGCTGCCGCGGATCGGGGGGCCGAAGCGGAGAAGGCAGAGCTCGCGGAAACGGTCCCATGGGGACATGCCACCCTCTTCCTGCTCGAGAGAGTAGTACCACGTCTTGGCGGCGCCGCGGATGTGGTACGAGGCGAGCCAAGTCCGGTCCGAAGCGAGAGTGCGCTACCCTCTGAAGAACTGCTCGCATTGGTGTAGCAAGTTGAGGGGGTCCTCGACGCCGTCATACGTGGCAAAATCCAGCTTGGCGTAGCGTGGGGGAGCGACGCCGGCGGTGCCCTGGACGGGGTACTCCGCGCAACCAGCGGAGGGCTCCGCAAAGCGCGAGTACGTCGGCTCCGGGAACGATGGTCTCAGAGGGTCCCGGCAGCCGTGTAGACGGGAGGAGGCGCTGGTGCGGCCGAGTAGACGGGCGGGGGCTCCGTCGCGGTCACCCACGCCGGTAGCCGGGAGGGCGACGGGGAAACGGCACCCGCTGGATGGGGACGCCCTGGGGCAGTGAGGCGGGGCCGACGCTAGGACCCGGCTGCCACGACGCCCACGGTGGTGGAGGCGGCGAGGCCGAGGGTGGCACGGGCACGCCCTGGGCGGGCGGAACCGCCGGCGTGGCCGGGTAGGCGGTGAGGGGGTGGCGGCAGGGATGGCGAGGTCATCCCCTGCGTGCCGATCAAGTACAGGCGGATGCCCTGTACCGCGGTGGCGAGGTCGCGGATGGCCGTCGAGAGCTCCTGCTGCGAGAGGaggggagcggcggcggcggcctccgcCATGGGCGCCGcggttcccgtggagggtggcggcGAACGCGGCGGCACGTgcacggcggcggtggaggccggCGGCCTCTCAGAGGTGGCGACGATGGTGGCGGCGGGTTGGCCCAAAGACATGATTGTAACCGAGGAAGCTGATACCAAATTGGTAGAATCAGCGTATGTACCAGGTCTAGGGCGGAGATTGTAGGGGAAGGAAGGGGCGGTGTGCGTGCGGAGGTGAGGGCGCCGGCGGCAGGGCGCCGTCGCGCGGCTTGGGGAGAGGCGGCAGCGCAAGCTGAGGCGGCGGCTGGGGTGTGGGACTCCAACTCCTAGAGGAGTCGGCAACAAAATATGTTTATTGCTTGATTGTTCTTGTCGATTACAACTCGTATATATAAGATAAATCTGCTAAACTCTAATTTGTTAATTGGGCTAGACCCCTAACTAGGCCTGGCCGGTGGGCCCCCTCCGGCGGTAGACCAGCCCGGTCATAACACAAAGGTTTGAATACAAGAACACAGCACTCGCCGCGAGAACCGAGCGTAGCAATAACTCCAGACCGGCTAGTCCAAAAACATCCACCACCCACAAAACAACAATACAAGATGAAAGAGCATATCctaagctaagaaacaaagccgcgtCTCGACCGACACTGGACCCTCCGAAGAAATACAATTGCAAAAGGACTCTCCCCTTCGACACACCATCTAAAGGAGATAGATGGCGGAACTCGGTTGGGCCTGAGAAGGAATCGTCTTGGACTCACAGACAATGGCGTGCATCACTAGTAGGAAACTAGCTATAGGTGGGATACTATTATCTGGCGCACTAGTTTTGCGCGCGCCGCACCAGAAAGGGTGCGCTACTGAAATAGCGTAATTTAGTGGCGCACCGGGCACACATGTGCCACAGAAAGATGGTGGGGCCCAACCCCGACCAGCCCCAATaattggtttcactatttctgtggcgcatctttcATGGTGTGCCACAGAATTAAGACATTCTATGGTGCATCTTGCTCGGTGTCCTACAGAAATATTCCCAATAATTATCGTCCGTATAGCTACCCGTTCGCAAGCCAAGCCCTCCACCTCCCACCACCGTCCCACCCCACGCCGCACCCCCTCACAAATATGTTAATTATTTGAAGTCTATTGACATCACATAGCATACATGTAATCTATGATACATTCACCACAAAACCAAACCATATGCATATACTTCTGTAGTATATCTTGAAGCAAAATAAAACACAATCATACAACAAGGATTAAACACTCTCACAAACTTCACATACACTCATGATCACGTCTTTATTCTTCTCCCAGACTCCACCAGCAAAGAAACAAACACCAACGTCTGAGGAATCAGGGTCACCTTTCTCTTGGCTGAATCAGGCGTACTCGGAAGGGTTGGCAACAAGGTAGGTCTCGACTATCTTCATCAGGGCGAGGTAGCCCCCGATGAGCTCCGCCTGTTCCTCCGCGCTCAGCGCCCCGCCTCCGTCGAGCCTCTCATACTCCACCTTGAACTTGGCCACGCATGCGCCTTCCCCGGCCGGTTCGAACTTTACCTCGGTCACCTGCGACTTGAGCTGGCCGCTCACCTGCTTGCTGCCCTTCAGCACCTCATTCCTTAGCACCAGCGTCGCGTTGTCGCGCACCAACACGCGGCTCCTGACCACGCTGCCGCCCGCACctggcgccgccgctgccgctgcgCTGAGCGTCAGGGTGGTGACGCTGCCGGGGCCGCCGTCGCCCTCCACGTCCACGGAGTCGAAGATGCCCGCACAGGTCTTAACCAAGGCATCACCGGAGCAGGACACCTTCCACATCCGGTCTGTGGACACCGCCAGGGCACAATCCTCGGTGATCACGCAGCCATCCACCATCTTGTCGGTTCGTCAGTGGACACTAAGTCACTAATCGATGTTGGCAAGTTCTTGCAGACTTGTGATGGCTGATGAGTGTGTGTGTTTTTCAAAGAAGGGATTATGTACATTTATTTATAGGTGCAAGAGGACGGATGAAGCCAATCCTTAACATGTGAAGCCTGGCCTAACATGTGTGTGTGTGCTTGAATAGTCCGGGTTCTAGACTTCTAGCATTTCCGGCTGAAGCTGTTCAATCTTCTCCCATGTGTGCTGACTAGCGACTTCTTTTGTTGACTATACTTCTCGTCAGCTGACTAGCGATTTTTGATGGCACCTATAGCCATCACGTACGTGCATGTAGCCGACGAGATCAGCTGACTAAGAATTATTCTAATTTTCAGTCAGGTGAGCTTTATTTGCATCCTAAAATTTTGTACTCACACTttttagtttttaatttttaaattaagaaaatatattaatattgtAAATATAACAATTACAACCTCTGAATATTTCTTTTAGAAGAGGCTTGAATGATAACAAATGGTTACAATGGATACATCTATGCCAACGGTTAATGACAGTAAATTTAACAACTGAACCAGATAAGTTTATTTGGAAGCTTACTGATTCAGGTTTGTTCTCTGTTAAGTCTTTTTATATGGATTTGATGAATGGACATGCTATTTACCTGCGCAAATATCCAATTGAAGATACCTTTGaaaattaatttttttttttggtttctgaGTAATAAGGTGCTTTTAACTAAAGATATTCTAGCTAAACGGAAGTGGAATGGATGTCAAaagtgttgtttttgtgattccacTCAAACTGTTAATCATTTGTTTATTGCATGTCCGTTTGCAAGGATTACTTGGCGTATGGTGTATTTATCTTATAACATTACTCCACCAGCTAATACTAATAATATGTTTGGTAGATGGCTTAATGGAGTCGGAAAAAATGATAAACATAAAATCAGAATTGGAGTTTCAGCCCTGTGTTGGGCGCTTTTGCGAAGTAGAAATTCCAACTCGGTACTCGAGAAGCACCACAAAAAAGGCAGTCCACATATGTTGTCACCCCCTCTTGCTAAAACCGCTGCTACAAGTCACCAACACCCGACGCAGAGGAGGAAGATGTGCCCCATGTATTCATCGCAACCAATACACCTCTCTGCCATTACAAACACCCTATCACACTCACCATGAATTTCGCGACCTCTGTCAAAACCATGTGAATCTATATTTAGGCATGTCCCATGGAACCGATAAGAAAACAAAGCTTTTTGTCACACCCTCATGAAGCCTCACTGGCCGAAGATAAGGGAGCGCATCACCGGATGAATTTCGATATAGATATCCAGTAATGCCACGCGCCAATCAGCGGAAATATCTAAGAGGAAGACTAGAACTTGCCGACGTGCAGATCGAGGAGGCCGGCATGATGCAGATCGACGACTTGGCGCTCGAAGAACAGTGGGGCCaaaccaactttattcaaaccgaGCCAACAACCCCTACGCCACTAGCCGACCTCAGAGGAGAAGACAATCTATGCTGCTGCCGAACACGATGGTCTCTGGTGCTGAAAGAGCACACGATCGAACAAACGACACATGGGACTTTCTACGCGCCAGCCCAACGTCTAGACACCAGCTTGCACGAGTGGAAAACCACTCATTGGGCCCAAAATGGACTGGGGATGGACCCACCCTGCCACCTCCAGAGCACGGCTGCGCCGCATCACGCTGGTGCCTCCACCGCCACAGATAGCGCCCAAGATGGGCCCATgtccaacatccccaagcttaactcatactcgtcctcgagtaggtaagtgataacaaaataatttttgaggtgacatgcagccaacacaatcttgatcaaacaTTGTAAGCTGGGattaaagtactctaaacataggcataatagatataattctaacaatagaacttagcaattatgttataacatgaagagcaactcaaacaaaagatcatgaataattgtgcattgaaagcaactgtttgtttatgagcatagagaaaacataacaAGGTGGTACTCAGCATGTCCTTTATGGAGTATAAAAACATAAATGCTaagacaccttcaaagttcagagggtgactagatacaagtaatttaagaacaagcaatagcacaatcatgaatcaatcaataataatattgggactatgcacattgcactaagaatgataactatgctctcttaattgttgcataaagtagaaggtgaagactcaacataatagtaaaagagagactctttgcagagtaagcaagattaacaagttttataaaccttctaaaaagtatggtacttattagctttgagctctcattgctcctatcataagcatcttgaatggttaaagttaatgtgagtcaaatatgagctatatgcttgcaaatcactAGTTGAAAAtatcatgccccttgaatacgagtacctaaacctcatgctactcaacttaggtcccaaataagttcttgccattgtaagtatacatgtatcactgAGAACCGTCAAcagggtacctcttgcccgatgatatggaggtaccCTTGTAAGAGCAATCTCATGCCAAAATGATAAGACAAACAGACAgtgagcatctcagcaattttttatttactatgggtatagcttttcattgcaaatgcttcatagaatgctcactatggcttagccgtaaatttccaccatgaattatgcatggcttagattagcggctcaggcgtttccctaactcatatacaaactccatggacttatgagtttccattttatttcgcaccgctaggcatccataaacaaaagaacatgacatcaactaaatataagtgcaatgtcgaaagtgttccccatgaaagcttggttctactaactcccaactcgcaatttgcaaacacataaacttcataagataggcacaatgatcaaatttattaagtgcaagaaagtaaatgtgacatcaagttcgtgagagctttactgactaattttctcatgccaagatttaatttggaagataaaaacATGATAAATTACTTGGAATAATAATAAagctactaggtagatatggtggacacaattggcaaactttgtttcatggtggttggatgcacgagtagtgaTCATACTCAGGACAGGCGAAGGCGGGCGAAAAACTGGGagagaccaactaagagagcaataatggccataatcatgcatagcgacaaaagctatcaatcaaagcataaagtgatattacaagttaaaaaactaaatgatcatagaggttttagttgactggttatagtcataacatggtataagcatgcgccaagtcaacccaataaagcatcaatggagaataccacaatattatgcttgtatgatagaaacaacacatgattatttcaatgacacattatgcactctcagccatttgaaaagtaatgctaaaacaataaatactaagcaaataacatccaacatgacatgccaaagtctatgccacagtctagacaagctttctTTTGCATCACGATAGTCACGAAACATTTTGCTCGTCTTCAACAccgatcaacttatttgaaataactctcagagatgaaaaacaatatggaccagagaggtaatcatacacaaataaagaatactaacaagctctgaataaAATTGAAGTGAAAGAACGAGTGTGAAACGtagtactagaaaactagaacactcgcagaacaataacatcGAAAACTAGAGcgctctatgcaattaaaacggagcatgtctctctcccacacaagaatgctagGATACAACCATATTCtacatcaaacaaaacaaaagaaactaaaacaaaaataaagatgctccaagaacaacacatagtatgcaaagcaataaaaatatagcgtctagaaagatgacatgatgctttgttgatgaagaaggggatgccttgggcatccccaagctttgacgcttgtacctcttgaatatgtcttggggtacaggggcatccccaagcttgagtttttgtccattcttcatctcatcacatcagtcTTCTCacactacacttgaaaacttttttcatacaaaacttcacacaattctctattagttgcattagtacaatcaaaataaaaagtccacttgggttcagtactaacatgtatcaaacatctattaaagcataagctactgtatcaacctttcaaaaagctctttgatcaaaagaactaaaaaagaaagagatttttagtaccatgaaaacttctacaaccatattttcctttctgataataacttttagtagaaTCTTTAATAAACTCaaaaatataaccatcacataaaacattcttatcatgagccacatgcataaaataattattactccccatATAAGCatggtcattcttattaattgtagtggaagaaaattcaacaaaatagctatcattattattttcatcacaataatcatcaaatataggaggcatattgtgatcataattaattttctcctcaatagtagggaaCTAAAAGTAgcataatcatcattgtaatcatcatatattggaggcacAGTATAATcatagcaaatttcctcctgAAAAGATGGGAAattaaaaagatcattttcataaaaattaggtttcccaagcttagacttttccataccaTTAGCAATAAtgatgttcaaagaattcatactaataacattgctaccagcatgcaagagtaaagttccataggttttttaattttctcttcaaacacctcatgtcctaactcaagataaatactataaagctctctaattttgttgttgttttccattaagcctaactactgaaaataaaaacaagaaacaaaaagatataattgtagaatttaaaggaaataacttcgagcactcaccaaaAACTAGTAAACTTAGTAGCCAGAGCatatgagtaccttttacctcctcggcaacggcgccagaaaagagttTGATGTATACGCACGCttttattcttgtagatagtgttgggcccccaagtgcagaggtttgtagaacagtagaagtttctcttaagtggatcacccaaggtttatcgaactcagggaggtagaggtcaaagatatccctctcaagcaaccctgcaattacgatacaaaaaGTTTCTTGtaaccccaacacacccaatacacttgtcagatgtataggggcactagttcagcgaagagatagtaaaatgcaagtgatatgaatgaatatgagttgtaataaaaatctgaaataaatatggcagaaaGTAgacatgcagtaaaatagtaaataaacggtgattcgatgtttggaaacaaggcctatggataatactttcactagtggctactctcaacaatgatatcataaaggaatataaatataagcacttcactatactACTCTGAAAGACTCTCCgactggataacgaacactaatccaCTGCGTAGGTCTACAAAAGCAAACCTTtaaaatgtattcccaagtactaatgaacaccccgcgctgcactttgagcattcataggtggtactaacacaccacaatttcatagagacatccgactcaaatcataattcagtgaacaagtattctgtgaaatatagcctaagagacccacacggtgcacacactccacctttacacacgtgggacaaggagtctccggagatcacataagtaaaattcacttgaatagcataacgatatctagattacaaagctcatggtcacataaagatcataccatgggagagagagataaaccacatagc
This Lolium perenne isolate Kyuss_39 chromosome 1, Kyuss_2.0, whole genome shotgun sequence DNA region includes the following protein-coding sequences:
- the LOC127301815 gene encoding pathogenesis-related protein STH-2-like, with product MVDGCVITEDCALAVSTDRMWKVSCSGDALVKTCAGIFDSVDVEGDGGPGSVTTLTLSAAAAAAPGAGGSVVRSRVLVRDNATLVLRNEVLKGSKQVSGQLKSQVTEVKFEPAGEGACVAKFKVEYERLDGGGALSAEEQAELIGGYLALMKIVETYLVANPSEYA